In one Sphingobacterium daejeonense genomic region, the following are encoded:
- a CDS encoding DUF6377 domain-containing protein encodes MITRFEFKKLVFTSLLLIALIFQGSTAWAANAVSPKDSVERELNKVLGRKIEFEKEKLMKIFDIKERLRLMQAPTDKYQLLEKLYLEFRTYQIDSAIFYVNENKKIAKQLNDPILQNEVDIQLAGLYSSAGRFIESSQILKGIPRQSLSSEQEADYYRAFSDFYSHYGQSTNHYQYFTQSEVYRDSLLNVLPKSSEEYRINSATRALFGNNFDKAESELLQLLNEYKDPQPERAVIAYLLGLLYKNKGDQDKEIYYLGLSAITDIKNTVKDNASLQSLALVYFERNEIDKAYLFIQQAMEDALFCNVRFRTIENSSFYPIINSAFQEKEQANKNQLKNFLYTISLMSILLLVAFIILYMQMKRLKKTRQDLKTLNTELQGLNGQLLKVNQDLQESNHIKEEYMAQFFELCSAYIDKLDNTRKGILKKVSNNQIDDLTKELKSQDFIKTELDDLYHNFDVIFLNLYPTFIQEFNSLLKPEERLTLKQDELLNSELRIFALIRLGISDSTKIARFLRYSLRTVYNYRVKVRNKVLGTKEDFDEQIKEIGNLKY; translated from the coding sequence ATGATAACTAGATTTGAATTTAAGAAATTAGTATTTACATCCTTATTATTAATAGCATTGATCTTTCAGGGATCAACGGCATGGGCAGCTAATGCAGTTAGTCCAAAGGATTCTGTAGAACGTGAACTAAATAAAGTCTTAGGACGAAAGATCGAATTTGAAAAAGAAAAATTGATGAAGATCTTTGATATCAAGGAAAGGTTGAGACTCATGCAAGCTCCAACAGACAAGTATCAATTGTTGGAAAAACTGTACTTAGAATTCCGGACTTATCAAATCGACTCCGCCATATTTTATGTCAATGAAAACAAAAAAATAGCCAAACAATTAAATGATCCGATCCTACAGAATGAAGTGGACATTCAATTGGCTGGTCTGTATTCTTCTGCAGGAAGATTTATTGAATCTAGCCAGATATTAAAAGGAATTCCAAGGCAAAGCCTTTCCAGCGAGCAAGAAGCAGATTACTACCGCGCATTCTCTGATTTCTATTCCCACTATGGGCAAAGCACCAACCATTATCAATATTTCACACAAAGTGAAGTATACAGAGATTCATTGCTGAATGTCCTGCCAAAATCTTCAGAAGAATACAGAATCAATTCCGCAACAAGAGCATTGTTCGGAAATAACTTCGATAAAGCAGAGTCTGAATTGTTGCAATTATTAAATGAGTATAAGGACCCTCAACCCGAACGTGCGGTTATAGCCTATCTTTTGGGCCTTCTCTATAAGAATAAAGGAGATCAAGATAAAGAAATCTATTATCTTGGCTTGTCCGCAATAACGGATATTAAGAATACCGTAAAAGATAATGCTTCCTTACAAAGCTTGGCACTGGTTTATTTCGAGCGAAATGAAATCGATAAAGCCTATTTATTTATACAGCAGGCTATGGAAGATGCTTTATTCTGTAATGTAAGGTTCAGAACGATTGAAAACTCTTCTTTTTATCCTATCATTAACTCCGCATTTCAGGAAAAAGAACAAGCCAATAAAAATCAGCTAAAGAATTTCTTGTATACCATTTCTTTGATGTCAATATTGTTGCTCGTTGCATTTATTATTCTTTATATGCAGATGAAGCGACTGAAGAAAACAAGACAGGATTTAAAAACTCTGAATACCGAACTCCAAGGATTGAACGGACAATTGTTGAAAGTAAACCAAGACCTTCAAGAATCCAATCATATCAAAGAAGAATATATGGCTCAGTTCTTTGAACTATGTTCAGCCTATATAGATAAACTTGACAATACACGAAAAGGAATTTTAAAGAAAGTTTCCAATAATCAAATTGATGATCTGACCAAAGAATTAAAATCTCAGGATTTCATCAAAACTGAGCTCGATGATCTATATCACAACTTTGACGTAATTTTCTTGAACCTTTATCCAACCTTTATCCAAGAATTCAATTCGCTCCTCAAGCCCGAAGAACGGTTGACCTTGAAACAAGATGAACTCCTGAATTCTGAACTTCGGATTTTTGCTCTCATAAGATTGGGAATTTCAGATTCTACCAAAATCGCAAGGTTCTTACGCTACTCCTTACGCACGGTTTATAACTACCGAGTTAAGGTTCGAAACAAAGTTTTAGGGACCAAAGAAGACTTTGATGAGCAAATAAAAGAGATAGGTAACCTAAAGTACTAG
- a CDS encoding SusC/RagA family TonB-linked outer membrane protein: MKLFTKVSIGLCLYLVSIFYSLAFAQGGIRVTGKVMDEASNEPIIGATITVIGGTLSTSTDNNGAFVLDNVPENSKLRVSYLGYNSQEVIAQPTEMTISLITSTNTLEDVVVIGYGSVKRKDVTTAISSVSLDDINERPIVNANQAIQGKAAGVTVSQPSGAPGGGTSIRIRGTTSFNGSNNPLYVVDGVTVDNINFLSPGDIADMQVLKDASSAAIYGSRAANGVILITTKQGRVGNPKITLNVLATQNRVTNSIEPLNTAQYKELMDEIGSVNLPGNLTDQTNWFDETFATGNTQDYQFSVSDGSERIKYFLSGGYINDKGIIKSTFYKRYNFRGNIENKVRDWLTINANFSYADYNGNGMVEGLGSNRGGVVLSAINTPTYAPIWDPFNPKQYYNNFYGLNINSPLENLATTGNNRNRENRLIGSGSATIHILPELNFKTLFAIDRRNAFSSTFLDPLSTSWGRNQYGEATDNRNMNTVLTFDNVLNYNKSFDKHSFEVMAGSSWLSSNYTNSYIMGSHFRNDLIETLNVANQISWTGTGSAASNWAMMSYFGRLSYNYDGKYLITANLRTDGSSKLHPDHRWSVFPSVSAAWRISSEEFMKDATWINDLKIRGGWGQTGNQDGIGDYAYLQRYNVIRSPWFEEGKEHDFVSISPQNLRTPDLRWEKTTQTGVGLDFTGINNRLTVNLDYYFKKTSDMLMWVDLPGSGNISQIQRNEGEMTNRGFETNINADIFQGEFEWTSGFNISFNRNKLTKLELKPVYYDARTSDFVNDDVVKNEVGRPVGGFYGYVSQGVDPETGNMIYADLNNDGKTSVSDKTYIGDPNPNFTFGFTNNLYYKGFNLNVFIQGTQGNDIYNVSRMEMEGMYDGKNQSTRVLQRWRVPGQVTEVPRAGYDMKNSSYFVEDGSYIRLKNVSLSYNIKAPALSRIGINKLAPFISASNLITLTKYTGMDPEVNQWGNSGRVQGLDWGTYPQTRAFVVGLNMEF; the protein is encoded by the coding sequence ATGAAACTTTTTACTAAAGTTAGTATCGGTCTTTGCCTCTATTTGGTTTCCATTTTTTACAGTCTGGCATTTGCGCAGGGTGGGATTAGAGTTACCGGAAAGGTCATGGACGAAGCCAGCAATGAACCTATTATTGGCGCTACAATTACTGTTATCGGAGGGACACTTTCAACCTCAACGGATAACAATGGTGCATTTGTGTTAGACAATGTTCCTGAAAATTCAAAACTTCGAGTTTCTTATCTGGGCTATAACAGCCAAGAAGTAATCGCTCAGCCAACGGAGATGACGATTTCGTTGATTACATCCACCAATACATTGGAAGATGTGGTTGTCATTGGTTATGGTTCCGTGAAAAGGAAAGATGTGACAACGGCAATTTCATCTGTATCATTGGACGACATTAACGAACGTCCGATTGTTAACGCCAATCAAGCTATCCAAGGTAAAGCAGCAGGGGTAACCGTGTCTCAACCTTCCGGTGCTCCAGGTGGTGGAACATCAATCCGAATCCGCGGTACAACATCCTTCAATGGCAGTAACAACCCTTTGTATGTGGTTGACGGAGTGACGGTAGATAACATCAACTTCTTGTCTCCAGGGGATATCGCAGACATGCAAGTGTTGAAAGATGCTTCTTCTGCAGCTATCTATGGGTCAAGAGCTGCAAATGGGGTGATTTTAATTACAACCAAACAAGGTCGTGTGGGTAACCCAAAAATTACGTTAAATGTATTGGCAACTCAAAATAGAGTGACTAATTCCATTGAACCCTTGAATACTGCTCAGTATAAGGAGTTAATGGATGAAATTGGTTCGGTCAATCTACCAGGTAATTTAACTGACCAAACAAATTGGTTTGATGAAACTTTCGCAACCGGTAACACCCAAGATTATCAATTCTCTGTTTCTGATGGATCCGAAAGAATTAAATATTTCCTTTCTGGTGGTTATATCAATGATAAAGGTATTATCAAATCTACTTTTTACAAACGCTATAATTTCAGAGGGAATATCGAGAATAAAGTTAGAGATTGGTTAACCATCAATGCTAATTTCTCTTACGCAGATTATAATGGAAATGGAATGGTTGAAGGCCTTGGATCAAATAGAGGTGGTGTTGTTCTTTCAGCAATAAATACACCTACTTACGCTCCAATATGGGATCCTTTCAATCCAAAGCAGTACTACAATAATTTTTATGGTTTAAATATTAACAGTCCTTTAGAAAATTTAGCGACTACAGGAAATAATAGAAACCGTGAAAATAGATTGATAGGGTCAGGATCAGCAACCATCCATATTCTACCGGAATTGAATTTCAAAACGTTGTTCGCTATTGATAGAAGAAATGCTTTTTCTTCGACCTTTTTAGATCCATTGTCGACCTCATGGGGTAGAAACCAATACGGTGAAGCTACGGACAATAGAAATATGAATACCGTACTGACATTTGACAATGTATTGAATTACAACAAATCATTTGATAAGCATTCGTTTGAAGTGATGGCTGGTTCTTCATGGTTAAGCTCGAACTATACCAACAGCTATATCATGGGTTCACATTTTAGAAATGACCTCATTGAAACATTAAATGTAGCCAATCAGATTTCTTGGACAGGTACAGGATCAGCAGCTTCAAATTGGGCAATGATGTCTTATTTCGGACGTCTATCATATAATTACGACGGTAAATATTTAATTACTGCCAATTTAAGGACAGATGGCTCCTCAAAATTGCATCCTGACCACAGATGGTCTGTTTTCCCTTCCGTATCTGCAGCATGGAGAATTTCTTCTGAAGAATTTATGAAAGATGCGACTTGGATCAATGACCTTAAAATCCGTGGTGGTTGGGGACAAACCGGAAACCAAGATGGAATCGGTGATTATGCATACCTACAACGTTATAACGTAATCCGTTCACCATGGTTTGAAGAAGGTAAAGAACATGATTTTGTTTCTATATCTCCACAAAACCTTAGAACCCCAGATTTGCGTTGGGAAAAAACAACTCAAACAGGGGTAGGTTTAGATTTCACAGGTATCAATAATAGATTGACCGTAAACTTGGATTATTATTTCAAGAAAACATCCGATATGTTGATGTGGGTAGATCTTCCAGGTTCTGGTAATATCTCGCAAATTCAGCGTAACGAAGGTGAGATGACTAACCGTGGTTTTGAAACCAATATCAATGCTGATATCTTCCAAGGTGAATTCGAATGGACTTCAGGATTCAATATCTCTTTCAACAGAAATAAATTGACAAAACTGGAATTAAAACCTGTTTATTACGATGCTAGAACTTCAGATTTTGTCAATGATGACGTCGTGAAAAATGAAGTTGGACGCCCAGTAGGAGGGTTTTATGGTTATGTTAGCCAAGGTGTTGATCCTGAAACCGGAAACATGATCTATGCAGATTTAAATAATGACGGGAAAACATCCGTATCCGATAAAACATATATTGGAGATCCGAATCCAAACTTTACATTCGGTTTTACCAACAATTTATATTACAAAGGATTTAATCTGAATGTATTTATCCAAGGAACTCAAGGTAACGATATCTACAATGTCTCAAGAATGGAAATGGAAGGAATGTACGATGGTAAAAACCAATCTACTAGAGTTCTTCAACGTTGGAGAGTGCCAGGACAAGTTACTGAAGTGCCTAGAGCAGGATATGATATGAAAAACTCATCATACTTCGTTGAAGATGGAAGTTACATCCGTTTGAAAAACGTTTCATTATCCTACAATATCAAAGCTCCAGCATTGAGCAGAATTGGAATCAACAAATTGGCGCCATTTATTTCTGCAAGCAATCTAATTACGCTAACAAAATACACAGGTATGGATCCTGAGGTAAACCAATGGGGTAATTCAGGTAGAGTTCAAGGTTTGGATTGGGGTACTTATCCTCAAACAAGAGCTTTTGTGGTTGGGTTAAATATGGAGTTCTAA
- a CDS encoding RagB/SusD family nutrient uptake outer membrane protein codes for MKSNFIKGMMAILTVAMISSCSLDKDPLSEYSDVTEGVTNEEGQRVVFKDKAAVDTYMQGLYNILRDRQEHWYLDQLLISESHSDNAYAGTTGAEVLPYENNSIEGSNSVVERDWIRYLEDVARANILIVNVDSVNDNSLTTALRKQYKAEAKILRSLIFFDMVRLWGDIPVVTNVGRDITSENIEEVYDDYFPAQKTEKEAYEQIEKDLLEAIVDAPSNNSANKTRFSKSVAKALLAKVYAEKPLRNYAKVVQYVDELAADGFDLEEDYKTLFGVNEGNADALKRNSKESILETQFFSGSGNWVTWMFGRDLSNYNSNFTWAKWITPSRDLINAFTRENDQIRYSESIVYYQATWSNYYPASNYPFMYKTRSAYSNIIKLRYADLLLLKAEALINGDSQNLTAAAEIIDRIRQRVKLPRLSNATKANKEAMLTALLNERRLELAFEGQRWYDLVRLNKVESVMNAVFAKDSGRKALVYPFNENSYRLPIPQSIIDENPKIVQNPGY; via the coding sequence ATGAAAAGTAATTTTATAAAGGGTATGATGGCAATATTGACTGTTGCCATGATATCGAGCTGCTCTCTGGACAAAGATCCTTTATCTGAATATTCTGATGTAACCGAAGGTGTTACCAATGAGGAAGGACAAAGAGTAGTATTTAAAGATAAAGCCGCTGTAGATACTTACATGCAGGGTTTGTATAATATTTTGCGTGACAGACAAGAGCATTGGTATCTGGATCAACTCCTTATTTCAGAGTCGCATTCTGACAATGCCTATGCAGGAACAACAGGAGCAGAGGTATTGCCTTATGAAAATAACAGTATTGAAGGATCAAACTCGGTAGTAGAACGTGATTGGATTCGTTACCTGGAAGATGTGGCCCGTGCCAATATTTTGATTGTCAATGTAGATTCTGTAAATGACAATTCCTTAACGACTGCACTTCGTAAACAATATAAAGCAGAAGCGAAAATCTTAAGATCGCTGATCTTTTTTGATATGGTGAGATTATGGGGTGATATTCCTGTCGTAACAAATGTCGGTAGAGATATTACTTCAGAGAACATCGAAGAAGTATATGATGATTATTTCCCTGCACAAAAAACAGAGAAAGAAGCTTATGAGCAAATTGAAAAAGATTTGTTGGAAGCTATAGTAGATGCTCCATCAAATAATTCAGCTAATAAAACAAGATTTTCAAAATCCGTGGCTAAAGCTCTTTTAGCAAAAGTATATGCTGAGAAACCATTGAGAAATTATGCTAAAGTAGTTCAATATGTTGATGAATTGGCTGCGGATGGTTTCGATCTAGAAGAAGATTATAAAACACTTTTTGGAGTCAATGAAGGAAATGCAGATGCTCTTAAAAGAAACAGCAAGGAATCCATTCTGGAGACTCAGTTTTTCTCAGGTTCTGGTAACTGGGTAACTTGGATGTTCGGTCGCGACCTTTCCAACTACAACAGCAACTTTACTTGGGCAAAATGGATAACACCTTCAAGAGATTTGATCAATGCCTTTACTAGAGAAAATGATCAAATCCGCTATAGTGAATCTATTGTATATTATCAGGCTACCTGGAGCAATTATTACCCTGCTAGCAACTATCCATTTATGTACAAAACTCGTTCAGCTTACAGCAATATCATAAAACTGCGTTATGCCGATCTTTTATTATTGAAAGCTGAAGCGTTGATCAATGGAGATTCTCAAAATCTAACTGCTGCGGCAGAGATTATCGACAGAATCCGTCAACGTGTGAAACTTCCTAGATTAAGCAATGCAACAAAAGCGAATAAAGAAGCTATGTTGACTGCATTATTAAATGAAAGAAGATTAGAGTTGGCATTTGAGGGACAAAGATGGTATGATTTGGTAAGATTGAATAAAGTTGAATCGGTAATGAATGCCGTTTTTGCAAAAGATTCTGGCAGAAAGGCTCTAGTTTATCCTTTCAATGAAAATTCATACCGTCTTCCGATACCGCAAAGTATTATTGACGAGAATCCTAAAATTGTACAAAACCCTGGTTATTAA
- a CDS encoding glycoside hydrolase family 30 protein, which yields MNNLKKYIFVASLFSSILTACGNDNISGGDPIDPVEPTSGDVMIYTTTGSLSHDFKKSFLDFSKTTNMGTKTIKIDESKTYQTMDGFGTAITGSTAYNLLKMEAADRTKFLKETFSTTEGMGQSYIRIAIGCSDFSLSEYTLADKPGIENFALQSEELDYVIPVIKEILAINPDVKIMGSPWTPPRWMKVNNLTDLKAYDSWTGGHLNPKYYQDYATYFVKWIQAMKGHGIDIYSITTQNEPLNDKNSASLVMFWNEQQAFVKNALGPKMKAAGLKTKIYAFDHNYNYDDMQEQQDYPIKIFEDPAAAAYFAGSAYHNYGGDKAELLDIHAKAPNKEIVFTETSIGTWNDGHALGKRLLEDMREVALGTVNNWSKAVIVWNLMLDSERGPNREGGCQTCYGAVDISKSDYKTIRKNSHYYIIGHMSAVVKPGAVRIGSEGYTDAGLAYAAFKNTDGTYAFVIANSNGSNSRIVIEDGKNHFSYDVPAGSVVSYSWKK from the coding sequence ATGAATAATTTAAAAAAATACATATTTGTTGCAAGCTTGTTCTCTTCGATCTTGACGGCATGTGGCAATGATAATATCAGTGGTGGTGATCCTATTGACCCAGTTGAACCAACTTCAGGTGATGTGATGATCTATACCACTACTGGTTCTTTAAGTCATGATTTCAAAAAATCTTTCCTAGATTTTTCGAAAACAACCAATATGGGAACCAAAACCATTAAAATTGACGAGAGTAAAACTTATCAAACAATGGATGGATTTGGGACAGCAATTACCGGATCAACAGCATATAACTTGCTTAAAATGGAAGCTGCTGACCGTACAAAATTCTTGAAAGAAACCTTCTCAACGACTGAAGGGATGGGACAAAGCTATATCCGTATCGCCATCGGATGTTCAGACTTCTCATTATCAGAATATACACTGGCAGATAAACCAGGTATCGAAAATTTTGCCCTGCAATCTGAAGAATTAGATTATGTAATTCCAGTTATTAAGGAAATCTTGGCTATCAACCCCGACGTAAAAATCATGGGTTCACCTTGGACTCCTCCAAGATGGATGAAGGTTAATAACTTAACCGATTTAAAGGCTTATGATTCTTGGACAGGTGGTCATTTAAACCCGAAATACTACCAAGATTACGCAACATATTTTGTGAAGTGGATTCAAGCAATGAAAGGTCATGGAATCGATATCTATTCCATCACTACTCAAAATGAACCATTGAATGATAAGAATTCAGCTTCTTTGGTGATGTTCTGGAATGAGCAACAAGCATTTGTGAAAAATGCATTGGGTCCAAAAATGAAAGCTGCCGGATTAAAAACAAAAATCTATGCGTTCGATCATAACTACAACTATGACGATATGCAGGAACAACAGGATTATCCAATCAAGATTTTTGAAGATCCTGCTGCGGCGGCATATTTCGCTGGTTCAGCTTACCATAATTACGGTGGCGACAAAGCTGAGTTGCTAGATATTCATGCCAAAGCTCCAAACAAAGAAATTGTGTTCACTGAAACTTCTATTGGAACTTGGAATGATGGCCATGCACTAGGAAAAAGATTGTTGGAAGATATGCGTGAGGTAGCACTAGGAACTGTCAACAATTGGAGTAAAGCGGTAATTGTTTGGAATCTGATGTTGGATTCTGAAAGAGGACCTAACCGTGAAGGTGGTTGCCAAACTTGTTATGGTGCAGTAGATATCAGCAAGTCTGATTATAAAACAATCCGTAAAAACTCGCATTATTATATCATTGGCCATATGTCAGCAGTTGTAAAACCTGGTGCTGTACGTATTGGTTCTGAAGGATATACAGATGCTGGATTAGCATACGCTGCATTTAAAAATACCGATGGTACTTATGCATTTGTAATCGCTAATTCAAATGGAAGTAATTCTAGAATAGTTATTGAGGATGGGAAAAATCATTTCAGTTATGATGTCCCTGCAGGTTCTGTTGTTTCTTATTCTTGGAAAAAATGA
- a CDS encoding DUF5125 domain-containing protein, which translates to MKKLVNYLTLSVLFTLLFSCKEDELIVPYGAGEPTIEIVKLPTASLFGDSLQYTVNVADKSVDLSTLKVQLLFSEEVVSEKTIRTKDAGEYSGKLFVPFMKNIPNGTAVLKFTLQNVQMVNKVEEKVLTLSRPDFPYLNFISEGKTYRMNKVAPNKYEVTDEFLMKAPGYIESPAVGEFGNKIQFGWENKAVTQGINAVIPFSNSFDGQYTISFNTLTYAASPFIRYAINDTDMEMVADDLYAVDLTVAKDEELVFEGIPNLNEWFIDEDYFRKDGDKYLSNVISGKYRYIANFAKKSIKVEAMNGDALARLNADGTGAIWIIGEGIGQPTVADNQVGWNPDNALCMAPMGGKKYQVTVVAGQSINTDNINFKFFHEKGWNGEFRNTDLTTTSDVVLVGNGTNGRDPGNLGLVAGKKLDAGATYVFVVDLSEGNNKAKLTVTKK; encoded by the coding sequence ATGAAAAAATTAGTCAATTATTTAACCTTATCAGTTCTTTTTACACTTTTATTTTCTTGTAAAGAGGATGAATTAATAGTGCCTTATGGCGCTGGCGAACCTACAATTGAAATTGTAAAATTGCCGACCGCATCACTGTTTGGGGATAGTTTGCAATACACAGTGAATGTAGCAGACAAAAGTGTAGATCTATCTACTCTAAAAGTACAGCTATTGTTTAGTGAAGAAGTCGTTTCTGAAAAAACTATTCGTACCAAAGATGCCGGTGAATACTCAGGCAAATTGTTCGTGCCATTCATGAAAAATATTCCGAATGGAACAGCCGTTTTGAAATTTACCTTGCAGAATGTTCAAATGGTCAATAAAGTCGAAGAAAAAGTATTAACGCTTTCTAGACCTGACTTCCCGTATTTGAACTTTATATCGGAAGGGAAAACGTATAGAATGAATAAAGTTGCTCCAAATAAATATGAAGTAACAGATGAGTTTCTAATGAAGGCACCAGGTTATATCGAATCGCCAGCAGTTGGAGAATTTGGAAATAAAATTCAATTCGGTTGGGAAAATAAAGCAGTTACACAAGGAATAAATGCCGTAATTCCTTTCTCAAATTCTTTTGATGGACAATACACCATTTCTTTCAACACCTTGACCTATGCTGCCTCGCCATTTATTCGTTATGCAATCAACGATACAGATATGGAAATGGTTGCCGATGATCTTTACGCTGTTGATTTAACAGTTGCTAAAGATGAGGAACTGGTGTTTGAAGGTATTCCTAACTTAAATGAGTGGTTCATTGATGAAGATTATTTCCGCAAAGATGGCGACAAGTATTTGTCGAATGTAATTTCTGGTAAGTACCGTTATATTGCCAATTTTGCTAAGAAATCGATCAAAGTTGAGGCTATGAATGGAGATGCTCTAGCTCGATTAAATGCTGATGGAACCGGTGCAATCTGGATTATCGGTGAAGGAATTGGACAACCTACAGTAGCTGACAACCAAGTTGGTTGGAACCCTGACAATGCATTGTGTATGGCACCAATGGGAGGTAAGAAATACCAAGTTACCGTAGTAGCAGGACAGTCTATCAATACCGATAACATCAACTTTAAGTTCTTCCATGAAAAAGGATGGAACGGTGAGTTTAGAAATACAGACCTTACCACTACAAGCGATGTTGTCCTTGTAGGTAATGGTACGAATGGTAGAGATCCAGGAAACTTAGGTCTGGTAGCTGGCAAAAAACTAGATGCTGGCGCAACTTATGTATTTGTTGTAGACCTTTCTGAAGGAAACAATAAAGCAAAACTTACAGTTACGAAAAAGTAA
- a CDS encoding isoaspartyl peptidase/L-asparaginase family protein codes for MGKSAFFLIILICMMMKPIISNGQPSPKPKFVLAIHGGAGTILKKNMTDSLEKAYIEKLTESLQAGYDQIKQGKSSLDAVEAAIHVMEDSPLFNAGKGAVFTNQGKNELDAAIMDGSNLKAGAVAGVTSIKNPISAARAVMDKSEHVMMVGKGAEEFAAKNGIEIVDPKYFWTQQRWDGLQRALKRDAERAELDHDDKQAFLPPYKDEKFGTVGCVALDQHGNLAAGTSTGGMTNKKFGRVGDAPIIGAGTYANNETVAISCTGWGEFFIRSVAAYNVSAKMKYAKLDIKDASQQVIDEIGKLGGDGGMIAIDKNGEVAMPFNTEGMYRGTVTADGKITVEIYK; via the coding sequence ATGGGTAAAAGTGCTTTCTTCTTGATTATTCTAATTTGTATGATGATGAAACCAATTATTTCAAATGGTCAGCCATCTCCAAAGCCAAAATTTGTTTTAGCAATTCATGGTGGTGCTGGCACGATCCTTAAAAAGAACATGACCGATTCCTTAGAAAAGGCCTATATAGAAAAATTAACAGAATCATTACAGGCTGGGTACGATCAGATAAAACAGGGCAAGTCTAGTCTGGATGCTGTTGAGGCTGCGATTCATGTCATGGAAGATTCTCCACTTTTCAATGCTGGTAAAGGAGCAGTATTCACAAATCAAGGTAAAAATGAATTAGATGCAGCTATTATGGATGGATCTAACCTGAAAGCAGGGGCAGTTGCTGGAGTGACAAGTATAAAAAACCCTATTTCTGCAGCCAGAGCTGTCATGGACAAATCAGAACATGTTATGATGGTAGGCAAAGGCGCAGAAGAGTTTGCCGCGAAGAATGGAATTGAGATCGTAGACCCAAAATACTTCTGGACGCAACAACGTTGGGATGGACTTCAACGAGCTTTGAAAAGAGATGCTGAAAGGGCAGAATTAGACCATGACGATAAACAAGCTTTCTTGCCGCCTTATAAAGACGAAAAATTTGGAACTGTAGGTTGCGTTGCGCTCGATCAACATGGCAATCTAGCGGCAGGAACATCAACAGGAGGAATGACCAACAAGAAATTTGGAAGAGTAGGTGATGCCCCAATAATCGGAGCTGGTACATATGCTAATAATGAAACAGTTGCTATCTCATGTACAGGATGGGGCGAATTTTTTATCCGTTCTGTTGCCGCATACAACGTGTCTGCAAAGATGAAATATGCCAAACTGGACATAAAGGACGCTTCACAACAGGTAATTGATGAAATCGGAAAATTAGGCGGTGATGGCGGAATGATCGCTATTGATAAAAACGGTGAAGTCGCTATGCCATTCAATACCGAAGGAATGTACCGCGGAACGGTGACAGCAGATGGAAAAATAACCGTAGAGATTTATAAATAA
- the mtgA gene encoding monofunctional biosynthetic peptidoglycan transglycosylase, which yields MAIKRSPTKNKKKQTKSSFGSILKTKVLPWVIRGLIAFFVLTILWVIALRFTNPPITYLMLKRGFERKADGKDWKLERQWLDYEDMSNNLKKAALAGEDAHFMSHNGFDTKAIREAFEKNKEGKRLRGGSTISQQTAKNVFLWPGRSWLRKGLETYFTVLIEVFWSKRRILEVYLNVIETGQGVYGAEAAAQYYFHKSAKSLTKKEAALIIAILPSPQKWDARRPSNYVNRRANSIARYLNYYKIPE from the coding sequence ATGGCAATCAAGCGTTCTCCAACAAAGAACAAGAAGAAACAAACCAAATCATCCTTCGGCAGTATTTTAAAAACAAAAGTACTTCCTTGGGTAATCCGTGGATTGATTGCTTTTTTTGTATTGACCATCCTTTGGGTAATAGCCTTGCGATTCACCAACCCTCCAATAACTTATTTGATGCTAAAACGAGGCTTTGAAAGAAAAGCCGATGGAAAAGACTGGAAACTGGAACGGCAATGGTTGGATTATGAGGATATGTCCAATAACCTTAAGAAAGCGGCTTTAGCAGGTGAGGATGCTCACTTTATGTCGCATAATGGTTTTGACACAAAGGCTATCCGAGAAGCATTTGAGAAAAATAAAGAAGGCAAGAGATTACGTGGGGGAAGCACCATCAGTCAACAAACTGCCAAAAATGTATTCTTATGGCCAGGGAGATCTTGGTTAAGGAAAGGATTAGAAACTTATTTTACGGTATTGATAGAAGTATTTTGGAGTAAGAGAAGGATTCTTGAGGTCTATTTGAATGTCATTGAAACTGGTCAGGGAGTTTATGGTGCAGAAGCTGCTGCTCAGTATTATTTCCATAAATCAGCTAAAAGCTTGACTAAAAAGGAAGCCGCATTGATCATTGCCATTTTGCCAAGTCCGCAGAAATGGGATGCCAGAAGACCATCAAATTACGTTAATCGAAGAGCAAACAGCATTGCTCGATATTTGAATTATTATAAAATCCCTGAATAG